Below is a window of Oncorhynchus clarkii lewisi isolate Uvic-CL-2024 chromosome 19, UVic_Ocla_1.0, whole genome shotgun sequence DNA.
ctcacactctttctctctctcccctctctctttctctctctctcccatatttctctccccctccctttctcccctccctctctcttcccatctccctgtcctctctctctctctctctctctctctctctttctctctctctcccatatctctctctctctctctctctctctctctctctctctctcccttcccttcccttcccttcccttccctctctcccctcttccctttaACTTCACTCTCCCCTTTAACTCCCCTCTATctttcccctctcatctcctccttctctccctcttacccctctctctctcccctctctctttcacctctctcttctcttccccctctctcctctcctctctccatctccctcctccactctctcctccctccctccctccctccctccctccctccctccctccctccctccctcctctctctttcccctctcccctctctatcctcccctcactcctccactcttccctatctcccctctctttcccctctccccactctctctgtaTTGCGACAGGTTTCCTTCAGGACAGGTTTTCCACTGTTTAGCTCTGTCAGAGAAATATACTATGTTACACGTATTGAACAACAAATTCTAACATtgtaattttatttgatttattttacctttatttaactaggcaagtcatttaagaacaaattcttattttcaatgacggcctaggaacagtgggttaactgcctgttcagcggcagaacgacagatttgtaccttgtcagcttggggatttgaacttgcaaattAACTGTTGGCAAATCCATAATGAGGGTGCACTCATGAGGTTAAATTCCGAAGCTAAACCCTTCTCCCCGAAATACACACTCGTACACTCTCCCTCGACGATTTCGAGGAATATGATTGCACCAATCCAATGCATTTAAATGCATGactgaacaagtgcacacttctggAGAATGAAGGATAGAGAATGGGGACACAGCCCTAGTGACTAACTTGACTACTGACCTACTTATCACACTCAGAGAGCCTCTTCTCTAGCACCACCTTCTCATTGGTCAGGACACTGACCCTGTCTCTCAACAAGTCCCTGTCTTTAGTCAGGGCATTGTAACGCTCCTGTAACTAGTTTGTGTTCGTCAGGCACTGGTCTGCAATGATACAACTGGGATCTGTCTGGTCTTGCGCCAGACCAGTGGTGTTGCAACAGCCCTATAgatgttttctctctttgttgGAACGGGctaaaagaaagaaaagagaagttcctgggatgtgtcccaaatgacactatTACTTATATGGTGAGctgcttttgaccaaagccctatgtgccctggtcaaaagtagtgccctttaAGGAGGATAGaatgctatttgggacacagaacATTTATTTTGTGTGTCAGCTATgttgacagactgctggtctgtAATGTCTGTAAGTATGAATTGTGATCCATGGTTTGTGACAACAGAACTATGGTGTGACAATGACATTCATATTTGTCCTAATGGCCCTGTTCAAATGTAGTGCATTATAAAAGAGGAAAGCCTCACTCACAGAAATCCAGTCTCAGGGAGATGTGGAGAGTGACTTGTAGAACACACAGCACTCCAAAACACACAGCAGCCAGCCTGTAGAGTCTTGTACTTCCATCcgcagaggaacacacacacacacacaaacatacatacacactcagacacacagaaacatagaCACAgaaactcagacacacacacacacacacacacacacacacacacacacacacacacacacacacacacacacacacacacacacacacacacacacacacaatcctacaTTATGATTACAAACAGAATAAACATAATCCGACATCACTACTGACTACGATTAGAACTCTGAGAACCAATCCCTTCCCCCCGCCCCGATTTATGGTTTGCAGCGACCGTTTGCTCAAGAGTGCTGTCATCTCAATTCTGATAAACAGGAAGCTACTTTATGAAGAAATTACCAAAATTACACAATATAGCTAAAGCATGACTGTAACGGCTTCTAgaagtagtgggtggaggagtcaggcgcagagagcagggtagtaCAAAGATGTGGATCGTTTATTTCCAAAAAACCAGAGCCTGTTTCAGGTTTCAGGTTACCatcccctcagctgtttaccaaaaacagTGGTGGGGTATCCACTGTGTTGtttaaaaatattattttcaattGATCTTATTAAATAGTTGTACATAGTTCCAACAACTGAAGTGAAAAATAATATTGAATTGATGCATTTTAGTGTATGAGACCCCAGCAGGTTGTAAACCTCAGGCTCTGTACCAGCTGAACCACAGAGAAGACAGAACAATAAAACATGTACAAGTGTTTTTCTATGATGTGCTATTAGTGTGTGTCCACGTGCCAGAATACGTGTGTGCTTTCGGTTTGTGCGCTCATACCtgtctgcatctgtgtgtgtgagagagagaaagataattcTTTGTACCTGAGAGATGGGTCTCAGTCTTCACGCTCCTCGTTGCTCTATTCTGGTTTTCTTCATTAACTTTGTTTAATTCATTCACCTGTTTGTTGATGTAGTCGGCCATCTTAACTAACCGTACCGAATATCAATGATGACCCCAATCAATTTAATAATTAATTTATTAATCAACTAATTAATtctttattgtattttatttattttattgtagTATATATCGTTTTAACTTTTACTTATAGTATTAACTTACTTATGATTACCTTTCTAACTGACTCCTaatggtaatatctactgtatgattcTAACTTCAGTGACTAGTAGTTGAGTAGTTGCTCAGATGTGCATCTCTACCAGTTACCTCTCTgatctctgtctgttgtccactACAGTTTTTAAAGTATCCAATCACCTTCAATCAGGAAGttgtacattacagtatattCTAAACACAGTGATATAACATGATAGCTGCATGACAACAAGTAGTGAGGAGCGCAGTCTTTCATCCTATCACTTTGACTGTTCTGTTTGTGGCTTCTCCAGCCTTCAAATGGAGTTCACATTATGACTCTCTCTATGCCATTGATAGGGGCCCTTTTATTTAATCTATGCTGTCTGTGTGTGACATCAGTGTGAAGAGTTATTCAGAGGCGTGTGTGGGACATCTGTCTGCATCTTTATCAGAAAAGGGGAACTTcacacgtgtgtctgtgtgtgtgtttgtctgtgtgtgtctgtgtgtgtctgtgtgtgtgtttgcctgcgtGCAGCATGTATCCTCTCAGTACTCTTCTGCCTGTGTCCAACTGCAATTCACATTGTTTTAACAATCCAATCACATTCAATCAGGAAGCTGGtaatgtcacggtcgtcctcctcttcatctgaagaggagaggcgagaaggatcagaggaccaaaatgcgccgtggtatgtgttcatagtgaattttaatcaagaaaacactgaacactgcaacactatacaaaaacaataaaccaatgacgacaaatgagacctgtgctgacacaagccactaacatagacaatcacccacaaacaaacagtgcaacccaggctacctaagtatgattctcaatcagagacaactaatgacacctgcctctgattgagaaccatactaggccgaaacatagaaatccccaaatcatagaaaatcaaacatagactgcccacccaactcacgccctgaccatactaaataaatacaaaacaaaggaaataaaggtcagaacgtgacagtaccccccccccccccccccaaaggtgcggactccggccacaaaaccttaacctataggggagggtctgggtgggcgtctgtccgcggtggcggctctggcgcgggacgcggaccccacttcaccattgtcttagtccgcctcattgtccgcctccgtggcttcctAACCATGGCAACCcttctcaatggacagaggggcagctcgggacagaggggcggcagctcggacagaggggcggaagctcgggacagaggggcggaagctctggcgcctctgggctgaggggctctaggggcctctgggctgaggggctctaggggcctctgggctgaggggctctaggggcctctgggctgaggggctctaggggcctctgggctgaggggctctaggggcctctgggctgaggggctctaggggcctctgggctgaggggctctaggggcctctgggctgaggggctctaggggcctctgggctgaggggctctaggggcctctgggctgaggggctctaggggcctctgggctgaggggctctggcgcctctgggctgaggggctctggggcctctgggctgaggggctctaggggcctctgggctgaggggctctaggggcctctgggctgaggggctctaggggcctctgggctgaggggctctaggggcctctgggctgaggggctctaggggcctctgggctgaggggctctaggggcctctgggctgaggggctctggcgcctctgggctgaggggctctggggcctcagactccggcagcagcgccggacaggcgggagactccggcagcagcgccggacaggcgggagactccggcagcagcgccggacaggcgggagactccggcagcagcgccggacaggcgggagactccggcagcagcgccggagactccggcagcagcgccggacaggcgggagactccggcagcagcgcgggagactccggcagcagcgccggacaggcgggagactccggcagcagcgcgggagactccggcagcagcgccggacaggcgggagactccggcagcagcgcgggagactccggcagcagcgccggacaggcgggagactccggcagcagcgcgggagactccggcagcagcgccggacaggcgggagactccggcagcagcgcgggagactccggcagcagcgcaggacaggcgggagactccggcagcagcgccggacaggcgggagactccggcagcagcgccggacaggcgggagactccggcagcagcgccggacaggcgggagactccggcagcagtgccggacaggcgggagactccggcagcagcgccggacaggcgggaccacctgcagggaggagacagagacagcctggtgcatggggctgccacaggaacctccaggctggggagaccttcaggaggcttggtgttaggaggaggcacctgaaggaccgggctgtgggggagcactggagctctggtgcgcaaccttgccaccacttccccaggctggacaactactctagcccggaccctccagagtgcaggcacaggttgaaccgggctgtgggtaagcacgggagatctagtgcttactacgCGCACCTCTTCCTTAGGCTACACTCCCACATTTGCCCGGCACAAGCGGAGCgcaggcagaggacgcactgcaccctcccagcgccccggagacactgcacgcagagccggcgcaggatacccttgACCAAAACTGCGTAacggcgaccagacccgctgagcaggcaccatacgccatGGCTCGATGCCCGCACGACACTCTCGGTggctgtcctatagcgcaccgggctatggacacgtactggcgacaccgtgcgcttaaccgcataacacggtgcctgaccagtaacgcgctgcttataataaggtctgctacctggcttagctccacacctcgtgtgccccccaattttttttggggggggctgcctctcgttacctgtcgcactgccgtgctgcctcctcatatcgccgccgctcagcttttactgcctccagctctgctttggggcggcgatattccccagcctgtgcccagggtccctctccgttcaatatctcctcccatgtccaggagtcctgtgataccggccgctgttgttgctgctgctgctgtcgtcgctgtcCTTTACCACGCCGCTtcgtccttggttggtgggtgattctgtcacggtcgtcctcctcttcatctgaagaggagaggcgagaaggatcagaggaccaaaatgcgccgtggtatgtgttcatagtgaattttaataaagaaaacacttaacactgcaacactatacaaaaacaataaaccaatgaCGACCGTGACGctacaaatgagacctgtgctgacacaagccactaacatagacaatcacccacaaacaaacagtgcaacccaggctacctaagtatgattctcaatcagagacaactaatgacacctgcctctgattgagaaccatactaggccgaaacatagaaatccccaaatcatagaaaatcaaacagactgcccacccaactcacgccctgaccatactaaataaatacaaaacaaaggaaatgaaggtcagaacgtgacaggtaaACCTGATAGGTTCCTTTATTACTTAATCTGAGCCTTAGTTCATCTTCTTACTAAAGTCGTTTATGCTAATAATTGACGATGAAAAAAATCACATTATGGCAAATCACATAATATGTTTCTATTTAAACAATCAATACAATACTTTTACAGATGACAGTATGTCTACACACTGTTTAACTAGAGAGAGATGCATTAGCACTGTAGCACCACTATATAATGAGCTACTGTATAACTCTTCACAAATCCAGTTATGAAGAGAGGTAAATGATATGTCAGAATATTTATATACAGGCTCAGAATACCCAATATTACCATCAGCACAGTCCTAGTTACATCTTGGTACACCACCATTATCAGGTTGTTTTGCCCCTCAGTGCAGTACCAgcagtgtgttggtgtgtcttagagagagagagaatgaagttGTGTGCACTGTAGGGTGCTGTATGTGTGCAcgtcctcccaccagcctcctctgttgtcatggtgatgttaAACCACTTTCTCGCAAATCCAGTAACGATTGTTAAAACATGACTGGTCATTCCATGCCTTTACAGGACGCCATGTTTCTGTGTTCAGCTCAACACAGTCCTCCTCCCCATTTGCTGGGTTGTCACCACCATTATCAGGTTGCTGTGATTGCCAGTAACTACAGGGTAAACAAGACACAGAAAATAATTtataaacatttttatttgtcacatgcgctgaataaaACTGGTGTAGAATTTACCATGACGTGCTTAGTTACGGGTCAATCCCCAACAATGTAGAGTTAAATAGTaagaaataaattaataaaacatttgctaaataaaaaaatgaaaatattaaACACAAAATAAAAAGTGACCAGGCAattaggatagataataaacagagttgCAGGGTGAGTGTGAAGAATGTGAAAGAATGtgaaagtgtatgtgtgtgtgtgtggacgtgttaaatactatttctagggggtttagggttaaggttagaattagtatagggttagggttagttttagggttaaggttgtggTTAGAGTTAGTTTTaggtttaagtttagggttagagtaagAGGACGGGTAAGGGAAAATAAGATTTTAAATGGGACTGATTTGTGGCGTCAATATAcatgtgagtgttttgtgtgtacatgtatttcagtatcagtgtaagtatgtctgagtgtgtgggtagagtctagtgagtgtgtgggtagagtctagtgagtgtgtgggtagagttctctgagtgtgtgggtagagtctagtgagtgtgtgggtagagtctagggagtgtgtgggtagagtttagtgagtgtgtgggtagagtctagtgagtgtgtgggtagagtctagtgagtgtgtgggggtagagtctagtgagtgtgtgggggtagagtctagtgagtgtgtgggtagagtctagtgagtgtgtgggtagagtctagtgagtgtgtgggtagagtctagtgagtgtgtgggtagagtctagtgagtgtgtgggtagagtctagtgagtgtgtgggtagagtctagtgagtgtgtgggtagagtctagtgagtgtgtgggggtagagtcttGTGAGTGTtgtgggggtagagtctagtgagtgtgtgggtagagtctagtgagtgtgtgggtagagttctctgagtgtgtgggtagagtctagtgagtgtgtgggtagagtctagtgagtgtgtgggtagagtctagggagtgtgtgggtagagtttagtgagtgtgtgggtagagtctagtgagtgtgtgggtagagttctctgagtgtgtgggtagagtctagtgagtgtgtgggtagagtctagtgagtgtgtgggggtagagtctagtgagtgtgtgggggtagagtctagtgagtgtgtgggggtagagtctagtgagtgtgtgggtagagtctagtgagtgtgtgggtagagtctagtgagtgtgtgggtagagtctagtgagtgtgtgggtagagtctagtgagtgtgtgggtagagtctagtgagtgtgtgggtagagtctagtgagtgtgtgggtagagtctagtgagtgtgtgagtagagtctagtgagtgtgtgggtagagtctagtgagtgtgtgggtagagtctagtgagtgtgtgggtagagtctagtgagtgtgtggatagagtctagtgagtgtgtgggtagagtctagtgagtgtgtgggtagagtctagtgagtgtgtgggtagattctagtgagtgtgtgggtagagtctagtgagtgtgtgggtagagtctagtgagtgtgtgggtagagtctagtgagtgtgtggatagagtctagtgagtgtgtgggtagagtctagtgagtgtgtgggtagagtctagtgagtgtgtgggtagagtctagtgagtgtgtgggtagagtctagtgactgtgtgggtagagtctagtgagtgtgtgggtagagtctagtgagtgtgtgggtagagtctagtgagtgtgtgggtagagtctagtgagtgtgtgggggtagagtcttGTGAGTGTtgtgggggtagagtctagtgagtgtgtgggtagagtctagtgagtgtgtgggtagagtctagtgagtgtgtgggtagagtctagtgagtgtgtgggtagagtctagtgagtgtgtgggtagagtctagtgagtgtgtgggtagagtctagtgagtgtgtgggtagagtctagtgagtgtgtgggtagagtctagtgagtgtgtgggtagagtctagtgagtgtgtggatagagtctagtgagtgtgtgggtagagtctagtgagtgtgtgggtagagtctagtgagtgtgtgggtagagtctagtgagtgtgtgggtagagtctagtgagtgtgtgggtagagtctagtgagtgtgtgggtagagtctagtgagtgttgtgggggtagagtctagtgagtgttgtgggggtagagtctagtgagtgtgtgggtagagtctagtgagtgtgtgggtagagtctagtgagtgtgtgggtagagtctagtgagtgtgtgggtagagtctagtgagtgtgtgggtagagtctagtgagtgtgtgggtagagtctagtgagtgtgtgggtagagtctagtgagtgtgtgggggtagagtctagtgagtgttgtgggggtagagtctagtgagtgtgtgggtagagtcttgtgagtgtgtgggtagattctAGTGAGTGTtgtgggggtagagtctagtgagtgtgtgggtagagtctagtgagtgttgtgggggtagagtctagtgagtgtgtgggtagagtctagtgagtgttgtgggggtagagtctagtgagtgtgtgggtagagtctagtgagtttgtgggtagagtctagtgagtgttgtgggggtagagtctagtgagtgtgtgggtagactcAGTGCAAGAGTGTcagtgtaaaaaacaaaaaaaggtgTCTATGTAAATACAGACATGTTTTTTCAGATTTAAAAGGAGCATTGCCTTAATTTGGAACAAGAACCAACactttatctgtattttttttattatattttaagATATGTCTTTAGTGCTTTTGGAATGACATCTATGAACATGATTTGAAGCAACATGTAATCTGCTGAAGGTCTCTATCACACCTGGATGGTCAAGTCTCACCTTGTGTTCTTTGAATTATGAACAACACGGATAATCAGTCCTACTCATTACAATGTGGTTATtgttattatagagcagtagtctcttaccttgggatggtcagtgttattatagagcagtagtctcttaccttggggtggtcagtgttattatagatcagtagtctcttaccttggagtggtcagagttattatagagcagtagtctcttaccttggggtggtgtcgtggaaatttcctctatttaccaaatcatgggagcaaaccacacacacaagtcagagttagttataaaagtccatctttaattatatgagctctatcacaaccctgtgactctcagataaattcagtgtctctcagtgaattctctgagagccccttccacattgtaaatgaggtcctttatagtaaagacacacacacaggataagacagcatagacataattcatcgttcagctttgtctcctttcccaaaccccagaactataaaccaatcctccaaatcaacaggcatatatcaaattgtcatttagatacaaccaactcaaaatacaaccaatcctggacaagctcacggagaggagaatgattccagacactgccatctcCGATGGGAAAACTAGGGAGTgaactggcacacacacagtggagcaaaagatatgcttacacatgatgacactttgacctctcccctctcagcggccatgcaacttagtcttgacatagaacagatactgcaaccctgcccacagtattatacaaaataccattctgatgagaattaacttacacacattgataaatataaaacatcttacatatgttaccaaccaattctgaatcttccctaacagtggtcagtgttattagagcagtagtcccttaccttggggtggtcagtgttattagagcagtagtcccttaccttggggtggtcagtgatattatagagcagtagtctcttaccttggggtggtcagtgttattagagcagtagtctcttaccttggggtggtcagtgttattatagagcagtagtcccttaccttggggtggtcagtgttattagagcagtagtctcttaccttggggtggacAGTGAtattatagagcagtagtctcttaccttggggtggtcagtgttattatagagcagtagtctcttaccttggggtggacagtgttattatagagcagtagtctcttaccttggggtggtcagtgttattatagagcagtagtctcttaccttgggatggtcagtgttattataaagcagtagtctcttaccttggggtggtcagtgttattttagagcagtagtctcttacctttgGGTTTTCAGTGGGGTGCCGTCCACCCATTTCCAGGTCCCCTcagtaacagagtcagtcagaccaatccaggCTCTCTTAAAGAAGCTGAAGAGAAACTCCTGTTGGTGAGAAAGATACTGATGATTTCAACTACTATAGAATACATGTGTTAAATACTGGAAGATACATTACTGACCAAGGCATGTTTGATTCTCTCACCTGTTCCTTATCACTGTTTATGATCACCATGTCTGCTCCTCTCTTCAGACAGTCCTGTCTACTCTCCCTCCAGGGTTTTTTCactgtagacaggaagtaccaactGGATTCAAACTTCTGCCAGCCTTCAGGACATTTTTGTTCTACAAGACAAAAGCATGAATTTCCATCTTATTATTCTGCACCTATTACTGAAGAATACAAACATAAGTTTACTGCATATTAGATATGTGTTGTTTTGATCATTTATCAGGTAAACTCACTCAGATTAGAGAACTTTGACGTGAGATCATCTCTATccttctgtagctggtctctctctt
It encodes the following:
- the LOC139374683 gene encoding CD209 antigen-like protein A, which translates into the protein MVIINSDKEQEFLFSFFKRAWIGLTDSVTEGTWKWVDGTPLKTQSYWQSQQPDNGGDNPANGEEDCVELNTETWRPVKAWNDQSCFNNRYWICEKVV